In one Asterias amurensis chromosome 9, ASM3211899v1 genomic region, the following are encoded:
- the LOC139941399 gene encoding uncharacterized protein gives MSPKSVDTSGSVDNTPASNSQQPVHCFSRTTTKTMSSLTLFLAVVVLVSTEHVSSLSLRTGPRNTKARMGDSVTLKCDIDGLDSEYIVWYHEPSKIYLTFNRDVREEVDDDRKQRYSVTGSTFWNEFNLSIKNLQPLDNGYFYCGYVDGGTYKVLGSALLTVISPPDQSSPSCSFSITDGSGSSTPVVGDTVDLLCSWNGGQPIPTASWYRDGVGMSQTTEESFVWTRRQLTSEDNGMTFSCQMESEAMDAPRSCTVMPLRIPPVVTVTPSLVTVNIDDTVIFTCRGASLRRITSYRWNIPSENLPRLRNRYQVINNQRSLRLINIEAEDDNLVVTCTVGTSRGLVGTGEATLRVQLPTTTPVPTTTEEPTTTPTTSLPTTTPSILDTQSPTNRTRIIIDSGYITQYKTAGPTTRHPAMPTEASPVAALPQTAVIGIGIAASFVGLVVILALIVFVMRYRTKSSSIRRDTSMHLVNRTYDTVLAGGRIVDNPVLRNQPEFRSSFRVNPRPVAAVNPVLQADMPKNQNKPSVSYAKVNKRKYQSHAGARAQRPASPLYDVVPDDESPEADQVEVNLGSDNPALGLTREPTYMNQNVVRADPDPRLFNAEGLTYAELELQNEGRLPSIKKDGTLYAKLK, from the coding sequence ATGAGCCCTAAAAGCGTGGATACCAGTGGATCTGTGGACAACACACCAGCCAGTAATAGTCAACAACCAGTGCACTGTTTCAGtcgaacaacaacaaaaacgatGTCATCTTTAACACTGTTTCTAGCCGTAGTAGTACTGGTGAGTACCGAACATGTTTCTTCCCTAAGTCTAAGAACCGGACCAAGGAATACAAAGGCACGGATGGGAGACTCGGTGACACTGAAATGTGACATCGACGGCCTGGATAGTGAGTACATAGTCTGGTATCATGAACCAAGTAAGATCTACCTGACTTTTAACCGAGATGTACGCGAAGAGGTGGATGATGATCGCAAACAGAGGTACTCCGTCACGGGTAGCACCTTCTGGAATGAGTTCAATCTGAGTATTAAGAACCTCCAACCTTTGGACAATGGATACTTTTACTGTGGCTATGTTGATGGAGGTACATACAAAGTCCTCGGCAGTGCGTTACTTACCGTGATTTCACCCCCAGACCAATCGTCGCCCTCTTGTAGTTTCAGTATAACTGATGGATCTGGCAGTTCTACACCCGTTGTTGGAGACACGGTAGATCTCCTGTGTTCATGGAATGGAGGACAGCCAATCCCGACTGCCTCGTGGTACCGCGACGGGGTGGGCATGTCACAGACTACTGAGGAGAGTTTCGTGTGGACGAGACGACAGCTGACTTCGGAAGACAACGGGATGACATTCTCGTGCCAGATGGAGTCCGAAGCTATGGATGCACCGCGGAGCTGTACCGTCATGCCGCTGCGCATCCCTCCCGTGGTGACCGTCACCCCGTCCCTTGTCACCGTCAACATTGATGATACTGTAATCTTCACATGTAGAGGAGCCAGTCTGCGACGAATCACATCTTACAGATGGAATATCCCTAGTGAGAATCTGCCCAGGCTGAGAAACAGATATCAGGTTATCAACAATCAGCGTAGTCTTCGCCTTATTAACATCGAAGCTGAGGATGACAACTTAGTGGTAACGTGCACCGTTGGGACAAGTCGTGGACTGGTTGGAACGGGAGAGGCAACCCTTCGAGTCCAGCTGCCTACTACAACCCCAGTACCGACAACGACCGAAGAGCCAActacaacaccaacaacatcaCTCCCAACGACGACACCGTCAATTCTAGATACTCAGAGTCCAACTAACAGAACAAGGATTATTATTGACAGTGGATATATAACTCAATATAAGACAGCGGGTCCGACGACTCGTCACCCTGCCATGCCGACCGAAGCCTCGCCGGTAGCTGCGCTGCCCCAGACGGCAGTCATCGGGATCGGAATCGCGGCTAGTTTCGTCGGTCTCGTCGTCATCTTAGCCCTGATTGTGTTCGTGATGCGATACCGTACCAAATCAAGCTCCATACGGCGAGATACCTCCATGCATCTCGTTAATAGAACCTACGACACTGTACTCGCAGGAGGTCGGATTGTCGACAACCCAGTGCTGCGGAACCAACCGGAGTTCCGGTCGAGCTTCAGGGTCAATCCCCGTCCGGTAGCAGCCGTTAATCCCGTACTTCAAGCCGACATGCCGAAGAACCAAAACAAGCCTTCCGTCAGCTACGCAAAGGTCAATAAAAGGAAGTACCAGAGTCACGCCGGAGCAAGGGCCCAACGACCCGCTTCGCCGCTCTATGATGTCGTACCTGATGACGAAAGTCCTGAAGCAGACCAAGTGGAAGTAAACTTAGGGAGCGACAATCCAGCACTTGGCTTGACCAGAGAACCGACCTACATGAACCAGAACGTGGTCAGAGCGGACCCAGACCCCAGGTTGTTCAACGCCGAAGGCCTCACGTACGCCGAGTTGGAACTTCAAAATGAAGGCCGGTTACCGTCAATCAAGAAGGATGGAACTCTTTATGCCAAACTTAAGTAA